The DNA region GTCCAAAAATTTCACCTTCCTACTCAGTGATTGAGCGACCCCAGAGATAGGTAGAGCGAGACCACTTCAGGCAGGGGAGGGTGGGACGGGGATAGAAGTTAAAGCAGGTGCATAGGTGCAATTTGTTTACATCTACTATCAGCCCTGCTGGAGATAAAGGGTCAAATGGAAAAGTTGAAAGGTGATTTATGAGTTTATAAGAGACATGGTCCAACAATCTATTTGACGTAATCTTTTAAATTGCGGATTTACTCAAATACAGATAGCCCGTGGATTTTCCAACAAGCCTAAATTGCCAAATCCCCTCCCCGGGGCAATTATACTCCGACGCAGTTATAGTAtttgtaataataaattataataagcAGTTGCACTCATAAGTTGGTACCACTCATGTTGCACTTGCATGCATGGGACTCTTTAAGGTGAAAGGCACAACCCAAACGTAGGTACAACTCATGTTTCATCGAAATTTGCTCATCAATGCATACATGTTCACATATTAGCGAACCTGTTCAGTATCAATACGGACTAGAGACCAACAGAATGTTGACGAATGTAGCCTAGCCCCTCAAACGAGAGATGCACGAGGATATAGCAAATTATTAACGAAACCTTTTCTGTATCGGAAAAGAACGAAAGCCTGTTTTCTGCTGGATAAACCATTCAAGAGATGAACATTTTTCTAGTGCAAATTAAAACCACTGAAGGTATCCCTTCCTGCATATGGCAGTCGATATTGTGGTTTTGCCCCATCCTGACTGACTCCACCAAATTTACAAAGTGTCCCAAAACATCGCATTGAGACAGGATACAGACAGATGGACGCATAAAACAAGGAAATGCCGGACCCTCTCATACAGGTTCCGGTTAAGAATCTCCAtttgcatcatcatcatcatcatatttaCTTCTTTGGGGAACTCTGCATGGCCGCCTACCTCAATATTTTCTGCACACAAAAGTTGAAGGACACAGCTTTCAAGCATCATCCCCTTGTGGAATGAGCCACTGCCAATTTTGCTTCTACAAATAAAGTGAAATAGAACCCCTCAACTATTATTAAGCGCAAGGAGTGCACTCAAACAGCAAATTCACTAGgaatttgatttcagagttaaagtaactttgattttgattttgattatggaaaaggacaaatgtgatggtattataaatttgacttgggaaacgtgtgtttttgttgtgtagtgggtagagttaaaatcaaaatcatgattctaaaatcaaactctgaaaccaaacgggcccTAACATTCATACCAGTTCTCTCCGTGTATATGATGGCCCCGCGGGGTTACTGCAACACCCAGATACCTGGAAAACCACATGGTAACTTCTTCATTGCACAGGTTCATTTCAAATCTTATGACTAAAACTGCCTGGGAAAACAAAGACTAACAGGAAGCCGTGGCCAATGAAAAGTTAAAACAGAGTAAACGAAACATACTTCTTTTGATCAGTGGTCTTGAACTCTCGGGTAGATATTCCTGCAGAAGACATCTTTTCACTGCAGCCTGCGTGACAAGCTGTTTTCACATCCCTCATTGCACCTGAAGCCTCATCTTTCACTTGGTTGATATCAACTGAGACATGATCATCACCTGACTGTCCATTCTCAGTGGACAAGCAATCTTTCGCTCCGAAAGCTTCACTCTTGACTTGAAACTCTTCAAATTGCTCAGGCAGGAAATTTGGTACATTTTCTCCACCAGCTCTCTCCTTCATTGACATCTCTCCACCAGAGCCAGCAACATGAGACAAGTTTGAAGCCATGTAATTTATCTCAGCATAAAGAGAATCAAATGCCGAGTCAGATCCATCTTTGGGAAGACAATGGAAATTGTGGTAGTTAAATTGTTCGAATATCTTGTCACATCCAAATGTGGCAGAAATGAAACGGCTGGAATGCTGACAGCTGACAGAATCTGGATAATGCTCAGACTGATCAAAGGGCAATTGGTCATCTGCACTGAAGTCAATCTCACGATATGCATTGATGGAATCTACATTCCAAGGGCTGACGCATGGGCATGCAGCCCTTTTCTTTCTGGCTCCATGGATGGAGCTAAAATCTGAATCTACAGGAAGAGCTCTTCCTTGCAACCAATTGCTTTCATAGAACAACTTCTTCTTCAGGTGCACACTTGAGTCCAGGTGTGTTTTTGATTTGAATGGAAATGACAGCTCTTCATGATCCGCTAATTTAGGCATGTTAGTTCCAAGCCAAGCAGCGTGGGCAAGTTTGTTACCTGGATGCCTTAAACCGGCGTCGGGGGCAGCAGCATTGGGCATGTTGCCCCTTACTAACACAAGAAGGGAAagtatcagttttcttctcaTAAGATATTTCTACTTTGAATGACAGGGATATTTAATACTACTTTGAATAATTAAGATAACCTGCCGTGGAAGAGCATGACTCTTCACATCAAAAACTTAGAGATATTGGAAAAGTTAGTCAACTCAGAAACTGACAGAAGTTatttgagaaaaagaaagatattcTTACCTCTTTGAGCTCAAACTatcttttggctcttccaTCACTGTGCATGACCGATCTATATCTGCAAAAAATTTACGTGCAGAAGATTCTGACAGCCATTGTAAAAATACAGTTTAGGTCATAAACAGATCTTCAACAAATGCGTCCACGGAGATTCCATTTAAAAGGGGGTTAAAAGAGCATAAACAATTCGCCGCTGGAAAGAAAGTCAGGGAAGCACCACATGATATATTGGATAGGCTTGAGAAGAAACCAATCTCTATTATACAAACCAACTCATCATGAccccagagagagagagagagagagagggaataAAAACTTCACCCGTCCAATTATCAGGAATCTAAACATGCACCCAACATGATATTAAGGACACACATATGAATTACGGCCTCCTGGACACCTCTTTTCAACAGTATCCATAGTCTTTTACATAGAAGATAGAAGATAGAAGATGGCAGGTATACTGGCTAATCATCTTATGGAAAGCCCTAAGAAACATTCTATTGTAAGCTAATAAAAGACAAGTAGAAgttattttacttatatatcaAGAAAGAGACTAGGGAACACCTGGCTTGCTGAAGTTGTCTGTAGCTTTAGGAGTATCCCTGCATTGATTGCAAATTCATCAAATAATGTTCGGAAggtaaaaaatttaacttagTTTCCaccgaataaaaaaaaaagaaattcactTCAGCAACCCACCTTTTCTTCAGTAAGTGAACATTATTAAAAGCATGGTCAAATGGTCCCTGATTTCGATGATGTGTTCTTGTATAGTCACCAGATATATTATCCCATTTGAACAGACAGTCTATAGATGATACTTTGCGACTTTTTCCATAAGAGAGATCATCATCAGAGGAGACACGCGGGGCTGGTATTAGAAGCAGATCTTGTCAATCCTcatcaaagaaaaagaatgaaagagaaaagggAAGAATGGTAATAGCCTAATAGCCCAGCAGAACGAGGGTCTCTGTGATACTAATGGCAAGATAATCAAATTTCTTTAGTTTTAGCTTTCGATGCCTATGTTCTTCCTTGCATTCTTTGATCTAGGACTATGGTGATATATTTCCCACGGCTAAAACAACAGCATCCTTATCTACCCATATAATCTGGAATTGTAATCCCATGTTTACAACgaggaaaatggaaaatattttaaaatgaatCGCCAGAGAAAACTGGATTTTACCATGCATGACCATGGTTAATTGATATTCACTTGCTCCTTTACCTAGATTGTTCAATTATTACCATGCTGGCTTAGAGAGTGTACCCTGATTTTGGTATCACtcagttgagaaaattttctttcttatgaAAACCTAATGCTATCAAATAGAATTAGATTAGGACCTTCATTGGATAAGTATGGTTCTTTCAGTAAAACCAACTAGAATCGAATGTCAATGACACTTGTATTATAGAAGTGCGGAAAATCTCTTGCTACGCTCTAGTAAACAAAAGAATACTACTGGGGAAtgaaatacaaaatataaattttgataaaGACTTACCATCCCATATATTTTTGCTGATGTTATCAGTGCCGCCATAGGATTTCCCACAACAAGATGAAAGCTTTTGTCTGCTGACATCCAGATTATGTTCGAAACTATCCAAAAATCCTGATGTCTCCTGCTCAGGAATGCTGAATGAATTCCAAGTTTGTTGTGAAAAGCTAGATCTTGGACTGAGGCTGCAGGCTACATTAACATCTGGAATACTTAAATCCTGCAGGAAAGACATTACAATTGACATCAACTAGTCTCAAATTTCATCACGGAGTCTTATAAATAGAATAATACGGACCTCTGACCAGAATAATCTACTATATAAATTactgaaaaggaaaacaagTAGACTGCAGTTGCAAAACTAGTTGGTATGCATGATGCTAGGTGGTAAACAGCTGAAGCAAATAATCCTGTTAAATGGGAAACGCAGATCAGAAAGCCATACCACTTCACATCTGGATCCATATGGTGCATGACTACCGTCTGCAAAAAAATTGCAATCGCTAGGATTGTTTGATGGTGAGAAAACACTATTGGAAAAAGTTCTGCCGTCAAAGAGATTCTGAATTAGCTGCAAGCAACAATGACTTGCAAAACGAGAAAAATGTATACTTTTTTGTGCTGTTGCACTTGGATTTCTCAAGCAAACAACAAGAGCACATCCTCGGCAATCACCTCAAGCATACACGAGAACATTTTGACAATGGAAATAAATCTAGACTGGGTATAATAAGTAAACAACAATAATCAGTAAGCTGCTCAATAATTCCTCTTAATACATGTTTTCCATATCTCTCCAAATTCTAAGTTAAAATTGAGTGCTTGCATTTGCTCAACATAAGAATCCTTACTACCTGCTTTGGTGGTGCCGTGACTGAATTGGTGTTTCTGTAGCCACTCTACCTAAGCCTGACAATAGAGGAAATATTTGGAATATATTACTAGTACTTTTgaataatatagatatatttctGTAACATGCTAACCCAAAGCTAGTCCTCAAATGAAAGATGCCGCATTGGCAATACATAAAACTGAAGCAtgagatctttttttttttttagtaaggCATGCATTCCACTACTTAGCTCAGTAATTGTCTTACATCTCATTTCTCGCTGGACAACATACAGTTAGAAAATTCTGCAGCAAATCTTCTCCTAGTTGAAGCAGGCAATAGCGAATTAAATTATGAGCTATATTCTTGGATATTATATGCAGTATCAGGGGTACAATCCAAAGCTATAGCATGCTCTGTCAAGCAAATGAGTAAATTCAGCATTCGAACAAACAGAACCTGTACCATCTACTGAGAAAGCCACGTGATCTTCATTTACTTGCTTGACTTCCGGGTTTTGATTGGACCCATCATCCCCAAGAAGATCCAGGACTGACATATCTGGAAAGGAcaaagtaaaaagaaaaaacaatttaTTACTATATGCAGGGAGCCCATTTTACTGCGTCATGCATAAgcaaaaaatcttaaatcttAACATTGTTCAGCAAAAAGCTAGCGGCACAGgcattggaaaagaaaagaaaagaaaaaggggggGAGGAAATCCAAGGGGACAACTAACAACTTACTTGCTTCAGGGAATATCTCCCATCGATCCATCTCTTCACCAATTCTTTTGCCTGGGCCAGCAGGAGCTCCAAAACCAACTCTGTGAGAGATAACATACATTATtcaattatagaaagaaaagcaCATACTTTAAGAAAATCATCATGGCTGTGAAGGTTATGGGGGGCAGCCATTGGAATCTGATACTTCAGAAACAGAGATGAATCAGGAACTTTGACATCATATCATTTGTAAACAAGCACGAGCAATCACCTGTCACCCTTCCCCTTTTGTTGTATTAAGGATGACAAGTTAAGAATGCCTTAGTCGAGCAGGAAAGACAATGTAATTTGATATAATCAGACGCATGAATTTCAAACTCACTTGTTGATATCCTTTTCAGAAAATGCAGTCTCAACATTGTGTGGAGATGCAGGACCTGATTCAACATAAAAAAAGCCCGAGCTAAATAAAGGATTAGAAGAGTAAACGGGATCAACTTaggaaataaatttaatacttGTGCGTCAAAATTGTGCCAAAACTTCTGTGTACCTGCTCTCTTCAACTCCTTGGAGCATATACGAGCATCCGTACTTGCAATAGTTGGATCATGTGCAGTAGGCATCTCTGTTAAGATGGTAAAAACCTGTATGGTTGAGCATATTGATTTACAGAAGAATGAGCGGagtacccaaaaaaaaaaaatcgactgACTGCAAAGCTATTTTTCGTCAAAAATAGCATGATATGTGATGCTACTACATGACATAtacgagaaaagaaaatctgtTTTGCGTCAGCAGGCGTGTGATGTTTCAGATGCTAATTACTAATCATCTGGATGACCTGATCTATGCTGCTGTTGATTAGTTGAAAAATTTAGAAAGCTGAGGATATCCAGTGATCGACAACGCTCTTCCTGCTGTTCGCCATATCTAACCATTCCATCATCGAAGTTGTCCAGACCGGCCGTCTGCTGCTGTCGCCTTTTCTTTTGCTCAAAGTATTGCTTCTGCCTGATTGAAGATTCGTGGCGAATAAACTCACAGCGAATTTGCTGATAAATATGTTACTTACAGCTCCACGAAAGAGCTCTGCAACTATCAacagaaagagaagaaacagACAGAGAGAGGACGGAGTTACGGTACCTCTTCTGCGTGGACTTCCTGGACTGTTGTTTTCCCCGGTCAGCACAATCATCGAGAGTGACCATGGGCAGTGGAAATGCACGCGTTTTCAGAACAACACAACAATGACAATTCCGAATATCGGCACAACTGTAATGACTGGATCGATGCTTTAGAACGAAAATAGTGGATCTAATCTACTGGACGGAACTGATGAATATGGTCGATTTTGCACGGAAGGTAATCTCAGGGAAGTTTAGCTAGAGCACACACGGACAGCAGAAGCATCGTAGAGGAACTCTCAAGGAAAGGAAATCTGAAGGAGCGAGGGAGAAGATCACTGATCACAATACATACAGTGGTTACTTTCCGACGCGATCCCCCCATCCACTGCAACATCTCGGCGCTGATCCCGAAGTGGAGTCTGACCGTGCGACTGTGAGTGCGGAATCTCTCATGCCCTCATCTCGCCTCATCTCATTTTAAAAGATCTTCTTTTtcgccaaaaagaaaaatagaaaaaagaggGTGGGATGGTGGGCTGCACTGGAGATGGGACTACTGAGGATTCGGTAGTTAGGAGGCCCTTCCTTTCCAGTACCGCAAAATTTTCGGCTGCCGCCAAAAATTGAATGCGACCAATGACCATATGCccatatatatttagatatatagCCCATAGGTCATCTTTGGTCTCTAGAATATGGCGGATTTCGAAAATCCTAAACTTGTATTTGGTGACGGCAGGATGGGACGGGGGACAATTAGGGAAGGGGTGAATCGGGACAATACTTTGTGCTAAATAACGTTATTGTTCCTAATATGATTTCAAATTTTCGAAACCTACCACTCAACATAAGAACAGGGGAGAGGGATGGCAGCCACCTGACATCAGCCGCCACCACGCCCTAAGGGTTACCAGCAACCTCAGAACTACCACCGACCATGGTCGTCTCTCGGGAGAGAGTGATAGTAAGGAGATCGGGGCCATCACAACTGAATCAAGGTTGCACGTTGATCTTTTATGACTACATGCGGCCTTAATTGAGGCTATGCTGGCTAGATTTGAGCCACTGCAACCCCAATTTTACTTTCTAAAGAGAGATGACTAAAGGTAGTAAGGGTCCGACACGGCGACACCTACCACCGCTGCCCTCCCTTAATATCTAGATTTtgctatcttttttttttccttcatgatttcaaaatttattattttttaaaaagttaaaaatatttatttcaaagGATAATTTTAATATCCTACTCTTAAATCCAAATACATTTCAAACACTTTATTAGAATATCATAACTCATGGGATTTTTAAAATCTCATTTCACTCCGCCTCGGTAATGGAGGCCCCACGCTGGCCACCATTGCCTCGGTTGAGGTGGCCATATTTTGTAAAGTCAAAATAGGAACAAGGGCATTTaccatttttgtttttgagtCAATTAGTTACGGGGCACCAGCTGAGAGTGCTTAAGGGCCCAACCCAGGCCCAGTAGTCTCCCGACTCTCCCTCCCCATCTTTAGTTCTTATCTAATACGAGAAAGGAGGCCCATCGTGCCCGTCGCCCAAATATTCGTCATTTCTTCTACAGTAATCCTGCgctgattatatatatatatatatatattatttctttgGGTGGATTCGctgattatatatttaaacatGTACtgtatatttaaaaaaactgTACTGTAACGTAgtcttctcttttccttccCTACTAGAGAGATGGTCCATATTATGCACGGTCATCAATATCCACTAATTATAGATGATAAAATATAGATGTGAATGATATTATTTAGTTATTATTAAGTAATGGTATGTCATCAAAGTtagaaatttatataattgatatatactcattaaaataatgattacatcttatatttgaaaaaggaagaaatattTGCTTTATTCATTTGATATTGCTGGTTGATAAGATTGTGCGCTGGCCATCTCAAAATAAGTTAAAAGATGaattatgtgtgtgtatatgggtactacatatattatatatgccTCTTCCATTTCATACGAGCAATAATAAATTGTTCTAGTTGTACATTGTTTACATTTCATTATTTTGGTGAGATGTcaaatattattcaattaaaattttattgttgactctatgtgatttttttttttgcagttgATAGGGGGCCGAAGTCCGAGGACAAAACAGAAagcaaatatacaaataacTAAATCGAACAAAAACGGGGTAAGGCAGCCCCAATAATATCTCCAGCAAGTAAAGCTCTAACTTCCGGCGGTGGAATATGTTGAATGTGTAACCCCAAGGGTAGGCTAAGTGACCATCGTGCCATCCAATCCGCTACAGAATTCCCTTCCCGGTACTGATGACTGACTTCAACCTGCCAGTCACGCTCAAGCCACGAACGAATCTCCCGAACTATGGTTCTCAATTGTGGTGCTCTCGGCCCACTACCAACGATGAGACGAGTGACTAATAAAGAGTCAACTTCCAATACAACAAGCTGATAACCGATCTCCCATGCCAGCTCCAATCCTGAAAGCACTCCCCATAACTCCGCCACTACTGCCGTTGCAATCCCAACATTTCTCGCAAAACCCGCGATCCAGACACCATCCTCCTTCCGAAGGACTCCTCCCGCTCCTGCTGGACCCGGATTCCCTTTCGAGGCTCCATCCGTGTTTAACTTGATCCACCCACGTGAAGGTCGATTCCAACCCACGAGTTGCCAGTCTCTAACAGTTCTGCGAACTACAACCTGATCCTGCCATCCTACAGAGAAGGACTCGGCCGCCCGAAGAATGGACACATGCGCATCTTGCGGCCTAGAAAAGGTTTGGTCAAAAATTGACTTATTTCTCCACGACCACATAAGCCAGCAACCCACGCCAAACACCACTGCCCATGAGATACCCTTCTGATTTTTTACCTTAATACTCAAATTTTGCACCAGCCAATTATTCAAAGGCACAGAGAAGAAGGATTGCCACATGGAGCGCGGTATTAGCTGCTTCCAGACCGCACAAGACAAAGAACAATCTCGTAGAACATGGAGAGTATTTTCCATAGCAATATTACAACTAGCACACAGCGAGGATGAAGCTAAATTTCTTTTTACCCGATGTTCATTTGTAAGCAATCGGTCATGCCCGGCGAGCCAGAGGTACGAACGGATCCTTTGTGGTCCATCCCACTGCCATATAATTTTCCACAAATTTTCTGGGTGTAGACTAGATCTCGGGCATAGTAACAAATACGCAGATGAGACTAAAAACGAGCCTGAAGCCTCCTTCGACCAAAACAAGAAGTCAGTCTCCATGCTAGCCTTCGGTGGCACCACCGCTGCTACCTTCAACATCGAAGAGTGATCCAACCAATCCGAGAATACGTTCCAATTCCAGCTGCCACTGACATCTACAAAATCCGCCACTGGTCGGCCTCGCAGATCTGCGGGCACCTCCCTTCGCGACAAATCTAATAACGGTCGACAATTAGGAATCCAACTGTCCTCCCAGAACCAGGCCCTATCACCACGATTGACGGCCCACGTAGCACCTTCCGAAACCTGATTCCAAGCCCGCGCAATTGCTTTCCATAGCCATGAATCTTGGGGCGAAATCTTTAACTTCAAACCCTCATCTACACGCCCCACATACTTCTGTGTAAGTACCCGTACCCAAAAAGCCTCCTTTTCAGTCAATAGACCCCAACCCAATTTAGCCAGAAATGCGTCGTTAGCCTGCCTGAGTCTTCATAGTCCCAAGCCACCTTCGACCACAGGCCGTGTAAGGGTCTCCCAGCCTACCAAGTGAAGCTTCCTTTGATCGGCCAAGTGACCCCATATAAAATTCCTGCAAATACGTTCTAATTCATCACAGATTGATGCTGGGAATATTAGAACCTGCATTGAATAATAAGGGATGGTTTGAATTACTGTTCGGGCAAGAGTGATCCTGCCTGCTAATGACAAAGATCTACTCTCCCATCCTTCTAATCTAGCTCGGACCCTCTTAATCACAGACTCTAtgtgattttaacttaataattttttgagatCTTGCGCGTGCAACGCGTACTTCTATACTAGTCATTTATAAAAAGTTTGAGTCTTCTCTTCGTGGTTCTCACATAGGTGCACATGCACTCATCGGTCTAGTAgtgttttatatattttgatttttaaatgaaaacaaaaatgtTGGTGCAGTGTAATTGCTGGTTTTTTTTATACTCTCATATTCAAAATCTCATTGGACcctaactaattcagttcgagccGAGTCTACTCACTATGGATAAATAAGCACCGTAATTTTTGCAAATTAATTTCTCAAACATTTCCATTTTGACATGTCAAAAGAACGAAATAAGTTTGATGCAGTCGAAAGAATTTATTGGCAAATTGCTCAACAACAGGTTTCCTTCTGAAATCACAAGGCACAGTTCGCAAATTTACaagttaaataaaattcaacCAATTCCAAACAGAGAGTAAAGTAACAGTAACAATGCGGGTGCAACGAAACGATCATCATCATATTGAGATGGGGTTACCGTATGTGACCATCATCATCTCATCGCAGTATCATAAGGTTTTGGGCTCAAAATCCACATTAGGCCACTATATAAAGTACTGATCAACGGTTGGGAATTGAGGAAGCGCATGCAGGCTGATAGATATTATTCGAAGTcggtcattttttttttagaaggaTCTTGGCTTCAGGACGATGGTGGAGTGCTTCAGTATGTGCAAGCTGAACTGGCCTCCCTTCTCGGCGGTATCAATCTTGGACTGCTCCGGCGGGGGGAGCAACTCGAAGTTCTGGACCAGCCGTCCCAGGGTGATGCCAAGGATGGGGAGAGCGAGGATGATGCCTGGGCAGCTTCTCCTCCCAACGCCGAAGGGGAGGTAACGAAAGTCGTTACCATTGGCGTCCACCTTGGACTCCTCCTCCAGGAACCTCTCAGGGCGGAACTGGTCGGGGTTCTTCCAGTGAGCAGGGTTGTTGGCAAGCCACCACGCATTGACGAGGATTTTGCTCTCAGCGGGGATGTCATAGCCACTGAGCTTGGCATCGTGGAGGTTCATGTGGGGGACAAGCAGCGGGATGGCCATGCGCAGCCTCAGCGTCTCCTTGATCACAGCCTGCAGGTACggcagcttgggagtgtctgGCTCTGTGATCTGCACTCCAGGCCCCAGGACGGTGTCCAGCTCCTGCCTCAGCTTCCTCTGGATCTCCGGGTGGTTCACCAGCTCCGCTATTCCCCACTCTATCGACCACAGCGTTGTCTCTATAGCTGTGTTCATTCATAATCAGTACGTACGTTAGTTAATTCATCAGCCACCCAGCCATCCCATCCCCGGCCATATGTTCAATTCATTCATCAGTAATAtaattctttaattaatttcaccaATCGATCAACACCTATCAAAACATGCCACGGTCAGTATCAGGTCTtctaattaactttttttgcttgaacgcaactaattaattattctaataTAATGATGCttctattatataatatttcatttactGCTGTACAGTACTGCACAAGgtaatatatacacatatatatatatatagagacgTGGTTCAGGGGTCAGGTGGAGTTTAAAAAGGGAAGGGAGAGGGACCtatgtgtatttgattttaaaattaaatagagttgaattttgattttgattgaattgtaatgattgtattgttaaattatgagaaaaaatataaaaatataataaattaatgattatattattgaattgtgaaaaaagtaatagatagtgagagaatttaatattaaaaattgaatcgaattgttaaaatattaaaaaaaagaaaaaatt from Punica granatum isolate Tunisia-2019 chromosome 3, ASM765513v2, whole genome shotgun sequence includes:
- the LOC116200933 gene encoding uncharacterized protein LOC116200933 isoform X7, which gives rise to MVTLDDCADRGKQQSRKSTQKRQKQYFEQKKRRQQQTAGLDNFDDGMVRYGEQQEERCRSLDILSFLNFSTNQQQHRSGHPDEMPTAHDPTIASTDARICSKELKRAGPASPHNVETAFSEKDINKVGFGAPAGPGKRIGEEMDRWEIFPEANMSVLDLLGDDGSNQNPEVKQVNEDHVAFSVDGLGRVATETPIQSRHHQSSDCNFFADGSHAPYGSRCEVDLSIPDVNVACSLSPRSSFSQQTWNSFSIPEQETSGFLDSFEHNLDVSRQKLSSCCGKSYGGTDNISKNIWDAPRVSSDDDLSYGKSRKVSSIDCLFKWDNISGDYTRTHHRNQGPFDHAFNNVHLLKKRDTPKATDNFSKPESSARKFFADIDRSCTVMEEPKDSLSSKRGNMPNAAAPDAGLRHPGNKLAHAAWLGTNMPKLADHEELSFPFKSKTHLDSSVHLKKKLFYESNWLQGRALPVDSDFSSIHGARKKRAACPCVSPWNVDSINAYREIDFSADDQLPFDQSEHYPDSVSCQHSSRFISATFGCDKIFEQFNYHNFHCLPKDGSDSAFDSLYAEINYMASNLSHVAGSGGEMSMKERAGGENVPNFLPEQFEEFQVKSEAFGAKDCLSTENGQSGDDHVSVDINQVKDEASGAMRDVKTACHAGCSEKMSSAGISTREFKTTDQKKYLGVAVTPRGHHIHGEN
- the LOC116200933 gene encoding uncharacterized protein LOC116200933 isoform X3, giving the protein MVTLDDCADRGKQQSRKSTQKRQKQYFEQKKRRQQQTAGLDNFDDGMVRYGEQQEERCRSLDILSFLNFSTNQQQHRSGHPDEMPTAHDPTIASTDARICSKELKRAGPASPHNVETAFSEKDINKVGFGAPAGPGKRIGEEMDRWEIFPEANMSVLDLLGDDGSNQNPEVKQVNEDHVAFSVDGLGRVATETPIQSRHHQSRTFSNSVFSPSNNPSDCNFFADGSHAPYGSRCEVDLSIPDVNVACSLSPRSSFSQQTWNSFSIPEQETSGFLDSFEHNLDVSRQKLSSCCGKSYGGTDNISKNIWDAPRVSSDDDLSYGKSRKVSSIDCLFKWDNISGDYTRTHHRNQGPFDHAFNNVHLLKKRDTPKATDNFSKPESSARKFFADIDRSCTVMEEPKDSLSSKRGNMPNAAAPDAGLRHPGNKLAHAAWLGTNMPKLADHEELSFPFKSKTHLDSSVHLKKKLFYESNWLQGRALPVDSDFSSIHGARKKRAACPCVSPWNVDSINAYREIDFSADDQLPFDQSEHYPDSVSCQHSSRFISATFGCDKIFEQFNYHNFHCLPKDGSDSAFDSLYAEINYMASNLSHVAGSGGEMSMKERAGGENVPNFLPEQFEEFQVKSEAFGAKDCLSTENGQSGDDHVSVDINQVKDEASGAMRDVKTACHAGCSEKMSSAGISTREFKTTDQKKYLGVAVTPRGHHIHGEN
- the LOC116200933 gene encoding uncharacterized protein LOC116200933 isoform X1, with the translated sequence MVTLDDCADRGKQQSRKSTQKRQKQYFEQKKRRQQQTAGLDNFDDGMVRYGEQQEERCRSLDILSFLNFSTNQQQHRSGHPDEMPTAHDPTIASTDARICSKELKRAGPASPHNVETAFSEKDINKVGFGAPAGPGKRIGEEMDRWEIFPEANMSVLDLLGDDGSNQNPEVKQVNEDHVAFSVDGTGLGRVATETPIQSRHHQSRTFSNSVFSPSNNPSDCNFFADGSHAPYGSRCEVDLSIPDVNVACSLSPRSSFSQQTWNSFSIPEQETSGFLDSFEHNLDVSRQKLSSCCGKSYGGTDNISKNIWDAPRVSSDDDLSYGKSRKVSSIDCLFKWDNISGDYTRTHHRNQGPFDHAFNNVHLLKKRDTPKATDNFSKPESSARKFFADIDRSCTVMEEPKDSLSSKRGNMPNAAAPDAGLRHPGNKLAHAAWLGTNMPKLADHEELSFPFKSKTHLDSSVHLKKKLFYESNWLQGRALPVDSDFSSIHGARKKRAACPCVSPWNVDSINAYREIDFSADDQLPFDQSEHYPDSVSCQHSSRFISATFGCDKIFEQFNYHNFHCLPKDGSDSAFDSLYAEINYMASNLSHVAGSGGEMSMKERAGGENVPNFLPEQFEEFQVKSEAFGAKDCLSTENGQSGDDHVSVDINQVKDEASGAMRDVKTACHAGCSEKMSSAGISTREFKTTDQKKYLGVAVTPRGHHIHGEN